GAGCAGGTAGATGCCGCAGGCGTAGAGAGCGCCCATGACCGTCAGCAGTGTCAGGTTGACGCTCATGCCCTCCCCCTCCCCGTGGTTTCGGCGGGGACTCCATCGGCTTCCTGGCCCTCGGTCTCGCCGGCCGGTTGTTCTTCGAAGTGCTCGTCGATCTCGGCGCCCAGGCTGCGCAGCACGTCCAGCACCAGCCCCACCACCACGATGTAGACGCCGATGTCGAAAATGGTGGAGGTGACGAACTTGATGTCGCCAAACACCGGCAGCCAGAGTTCGATGATGGCGCTCTGGAACACCTGGCCGCCAAGGAGCAGCGGCACCACGCCGGAGGCCGCGGCCGTCGCGAGTCCGACTCCCAGGAGGGTTCCCGCGCCCACCGGAGAAGCCTCCCGCAGTTCGAAACGGCCGCCGGCCAGGTAACGGATGGTCAGGGCAAGCCCGGCCATCAGTCCGCCGGCGAAGCCGCCTCCCGGAAGGTTGTGGCCGGCCAGCAGCAGGTAGATGGAGAAGACAACCATCGAATGGAACACCAGCCGGGTGACCACTTCGAAGATGATGGAGCGGCGCTCCGGGGCCAGGGTGCGTCCGGCAACCAGCCAGGCGTCGCGGGCGGACGCGGCAAACTGGCGCGTCAGGGCCAGTGCGGCATTGTCGCGGCTGCTCTGGCCCGTTGCCGTCCGGCGTCCGACGGTTCCCTCGGCCACGGTGGAGGAGGCGCGGATGCCGTCGCCGCGGCCCTTCACAAAGATGAGGCTGGCCACGCCGGTGGCGGCAAGGGCCAGCACGGAGATCTCGCCGAAGGTGTCCCACGCCCTGATGTCCACGAGGGTGACGTTGACAATGTTCAGTCCGCCGCCGCCTTCGTACGCGAGCCGCGGGAACTCCAGCGAGACCGGCGTCGCAGTCCGGGCACCCATGGCGTAGATGGCCACGAAGACCATGGTGACGCCGAACGCCGCCCCGATGATCACGCGGATCACCCGGTACTTGCCGCCGGTGCGGTCCCTGAGCTCGGCCGGCAGGCTGCGCATCGCCAGGACGAACGCCACCAGGATGATGGTTTCCACCAGCATCTGGGTCAGGGCAAGGTCCGGCGCGCCCTGCAGGGCGAACATCAGGGCGATGCCGTAGCCGGTCACCGAGACCATCAGCACCGCGAGGAACCGCTTGTTGGCCCGCACCGCCGCCAGTGCCCCGATGATGATGCCCGCGCCTGCCACCAGCTGGAGCGGCGAGTTGGGATCGATGAAGTACAGGCCGCCCGGGAGGGGCTTTCTGGCAATAATCAGGGCGGTGAGGGGAAGCGCGAAGGCCACCGTGAGGATCACCGCGAGGTAGAAGAACAGCGAACCACGCTGCGTGCGGCCGGTGATCCAGACGGCGACGTCGTCCAGGGCGCCGATGGTGACCTGGTAGGCACGGTCGCCGTCCACCCAGGCCGGGACCCGGCTTTGGGCACGGGCCACGAGGTTGCGGCCGTAGAACATGGCCAGGCCCAGCACGAAAGTGATGGCCGTCAGCCCAAGCGCGGGAGTGAATCCGTGCCATAGCGCGAGGTGCCCGGCGGCGCCGGCCGGTTCCCCGCCGTCGTGCACGAAGTCCGCCGCGTACGGCTGGATCCACTCATCCACGGGCGCCGGCCACAGGCCGTACACGATGGTCAGCAGGCTCAGCAGCGCCGGGGCGGCCAGGAACGACGGCTTAATGGATTTGAAGGGCGTGGGTTCCAGGCCCGGCTTCGCCGCGAAGGCACCCCACATGAAGCGCGCGCTGTACGCGAAGGTCAGGATGGACCCCAGGACCAGTCCGGCGAGCACCACCAGTCCCCAGGGATCCTGCTGTCCGCTGCCGTCGTGAGAGGCGTAGTGGACGAACGCCTCGAACACGGATTCCTTGGCCACGAAGCCGGCCAGCGGCGGGATTCCGGCCATGGATGCCGCGCCGATGGCCGCCACGACGGCCAGCGCCCGGGACGATTTGTAGACGCCGGACAGCTTGCGCAGGTCGCGGGTTCCGGACTGGTGGTCGATGATGCCCACCACCAGGAACAGGGTGGCTTTGAAGAGGCCGTGAGCCAGGAGCAGGGCCAGCCCGGCCAGCGCCGCGTCCGGCCTGCCGAGCCCCACCACCATAGTGAGGAAGCCCAGCTGGCTGACCGTGCCGTAGGCAAGGATGAGTTTGATGTCCGTCTGCCGGAGCGCCCGGTATCCGCCCACCAGCATGGTGGCCAGGCCCAGGCCCAGCACCATGGGCAGCCAGTACGCCGTTTCTGCGAACCCCGGGGCCAGCCGCGCCACAATGTAGACGCCGGCCTTCACCATGGCTGCGGCATGGAGGTACGCGCTCACCGGGGTGGGCGCCGCCATGGCTCCGGGGAGCCAGAAGTGGAACGGGATCAGTGCGGACTTCGTCACCGCACCGATAAGGATCAGTACGACGGCGGCTGCCACGGCCGCTGCAGCCGGCCCGGCTGCCAGCCCGGGGGCCTGCGCCAGGATCGCTGAGATCCGGTAGGTTCCGGCGCTGGAGCCCAGAATGATGAGGCCCACGAGCATGGCCAGGCCGCCCGCGGTGGTGACCATCAGGGCTTGCAGGGCCGAGCGCCTCGCGGAGAGCCGGGTGCGGGCGTAGCCGATCAGCAGATAGGACAGGACGGTGGTGAGTTCCCAGAAGATGAACATCAGGAGCAGGTCATCGGCTATGACCAGGCCGAACATCGCCCCGGCGAAGGCCAGCAGCTGGGCCCCGAAACCGCCCAGGTCGCTGTCCTTGTTCTTGAAATAGCGCGCACAGTAGACCAGCACCAGCGCGCCCACCCCGAGCACCAGCAGGGACATGATCCAGGCCAGGGCGTCCATCCGGAACGCGAGCTCGATCTTGAGTTCGGGAATCCAGGGAATGGTCTCGGTGATGGCGCCGGCGTCCGCTCCGGCCTGGTACACGGCGTCACGCTGCAGCAGCAGCCAGACGAACGAGCCGGCCGGGACCGCGGCCAGCGCGTAGAACGAATTCCTGCGGAACTTCCTGAAGAAGAACGGCGCCACAGCGGCCACCGCGAAATGCACGGCAAGGACTGTGATCACTGGTATCTCCGCAACGTCAGGAATTCGATTGTCAAAAGTTGGAGCAGGCGGCTATTCGTCAGGTTCGGTGCCGACAGTTTATCAAGCGGACGCAAACACTTTTGACGCGTGTTCACGCGCTGCCGCACGGATTCCCCGTGACGGCGGGGAGTTTCCACCCGCCGTTCACCGTCCGTTGCGCTTAGGGCGGATACGATTCAGCCTATGAACCCCGTGACAGCTTCCGCGGCCACCCAGCCTCCGTCCGAACTGGAGTCAGGCCCTCCGGCCACCAGCAAGGGCCGCGTGCTTGCCTGGGCCGCCTGGGACTGGGGATCGGCGGCATTCAACGCCGTCATGACCACCTTTGTGTTCACCGTGTACCTCACGTCCAATGCCTTCGGTGGCGAAGACCAGGCATCCGCGGTGCTCGGCGGCGCCCTGGCCATTGCGGGAGCGGCCATCGCACTCCTTGCTCCGGTGACGGGCCAGCGCTCGGACACCGGCGGACGCCGCAAGCTGTGGCTTGGCGTCAACACAGCCGCCGTCGCCGTCCTCACGGGACTGTGCTTCTTCGTCTTCCCGCGGCCGGAGTTCCTGCTGCTCGGCGTCACGCTGATCGCCCTGGGCAATGTCTTCTTCGAGTTCGCCGGCGTCAACTACAACGCCATGCTGGCGCAGATTTCCACCCCGAAGAACATCGGCAAGGTGAGCGGTTTCGGCTGGGGCATGGGCTACCTCGGCGGCATCGTGGCCCTTTTGATCGTGCTGCAACTGTTCGTCCAGCCAAGCTTCGAGTGGTTCGGCGCGTCCACCCAGGACAGCCTCAACATCCGGCTGGTGGCAGTGTTCTCCGCCCTCTGGTTCTTCATCTTTGCGCTGCCGGTGCTGTTCGCCGTACCTGAGCTGCCCAAGCCGAAGCAGGCCGCCAAGCTCGGGTTCCTGGCCTCGTACGGGTTGCTGGTCCGCCGTATCAAGGCGATCTACCGGACCAGCCCGCACACCATCTTCTTCCTGCTCGCCAGTGCCATCTTCCGGGACGGCCTGGCCGCCGTCTTTACCTTTGGCGGGATCATCGCGGCGGGGACGTTCGGTTTCGAGCTGAAGGAAGTGATCTTCTTCGCCATCTTCGGCAACATCGTGGCGGCCGTGGGCGCCATGATCGGCGGCTTCCTGGACGACCGCGTCGGGCCCAAGGCCGTCATCATCGGCTCGCTTGTGGGACTGCTGGTTGCGGGCACGGCCATCCTGGTGCTGGGCAACGGGAACTATGTCTTCTTCGGCCAGGCCTGGGCTGGTACCAGCACGTTCTGGGTGTTCGGGCTGTTCCTGTGCCTGTTCGTTGGCCCGGCCCAGTCCTCCTCCCGGGCCTACCTGGCCAGGGTTGCTCCGCACGGCGAATCCGGGGAGCTGTTTGGCCTGTATGCCACCACGGGCCGCGCCGTCAGCTTCCTGGCGCCATCGCTCTTCACCCTCTGCATCGCGGTGGCGTCGCCCCTTGTGGCGCCGGGGGAAGCCCAGCGCTGGGGGATCCTCGGCATCATGGTGGTGCTGCTGGCCGGGCTGCTGGTGCTTCTGCCGGTAAAGCCGCCGGGCAAGGTGGAAATCGCGGTGGTTCCCGAGGCCTGAGCCGGCCCTTGGGAAATCGGCGGTTCCCCACCTCCAACGGCCTGTACGCGGACTAGGCTGGTGCCATGAACGTGGATGAGACAGACCTCCCTGGCCTTGGCAGGCGCAAGGATTTCATGACCGCCTCGGGACGCCGGATCGGCGTCGTTGAGTACCGCGAAGGCCAGACCGAATTGATCGTTTCCACCTGGGACGATCCCGACACGTGCCAGGCTTCGATCCCGCTGACCGCCGATGAAGCCGCGGCCCTGGGCAACCTCTTGGGCGGACAGCGCCTGGCCATGCAACTCTCTGAAGAGCACCGGGAGATCCCCGGGATCGTCACGCGCCAGTTCTCCATTGGCGGGGACTCACCGTTCGTCAACCAGCCCATGGGGAAGGCCTGCATCCGCACCCGCAGCGGCGTCTCCATCGTTGCCATCATGCGGGAGGGAGAGGTGGTTCCGTCGCCGGGACCGGACGTCTTACTTCATCCCGGTGACCTGCTTGTGGCGGTGGGAACGCAAGACGGACTAGACAAAGCGGCCGATATCCTGCGCAACGGCTAAGCGGCATGGACCCGCTCGCGCTAACCCTCATCGAGTTGGGGGCCGTCGTGTTCTGCCTCGGCCTCCTGGCCCGGCTGGCCGGACGGATCGGCATGTCCCCCATCCCCCTGTACCTGGTGGGCGGGCTGTTTTTCGGGGCCGGCGGCCTGGTGAAACTCGAAGGCATGCACGAGTTCGCACACCTCTCCAGCGAGATCGGCGTGATCCTCCTGCTGCTTATGCTCGGATTGGAATATACGGCCGCCGAGCTGGTCACGGGACTGCGCCGGTCCTGGAAGGCCGGTGTCCTGGACTTTGTGTTGAACTTCCTGCCGGGAGCCGGGCTGGCCCTGCTGCTGGGCTGGGGTCTCGTGGGAGCCATGGTGATGGGCGGCGTCACCTACATCTCCTCCTCCGGCATTGCGGCGAAGGTGATTACGGACCTCGGACGGATCGGTAACCGCGAAACCCCCGTTGTGCTCTCGATCCTGGTCTTTGAGGACCTGGCGATGGCCATCTACCTGCCAGTGCTGACCGCCACGCTGGCCGGCGTCAGTTTCCTTGTGGGCCTTCAGACCGTGGGCATCTCCCTGGGCGTGGTCACGGTGGTGCTCGTGGTGGCCCTGCGGCACGGCCACCACGTGTCCAAGGCAGTGCACAGCGAAAACTCCGAGGTGTTCCTGTTGAACCTCCTCGGCGCGGCACTCCTCGTGGCTGGCCTGGCCGCCGCCATGCAGGTCTCGGCAGCTGTGGGCGCGTTCATGCTGGGAATCGCAATTTCCGGTGCCACGGCACACAGCGCCACCCGGATCCTCGAGCCGCTGCGGGACCTCTTCGCCGCCATCTTCTTCGTGGTCTTCGGCCTTAACACGGACCCGTCCTCCATACCGCCGGTACTCGGGTGGGCACTGATTCTGGCCGTCGTCACGGCTGCCACCAAGATGATCACGGGAATCTGGGCGGCAAGGAGCGCAGGAATCGCCCTGCCCGGCCGTTTCCGTGCAGGAGCCGCCCTCATTGCCCGCGGCGAGTTCTCAATCGTCATCGCCGGGCTGGCCGTCGCCTCGGGAGTGGTGCCGCACAACCTGGCCGCACTCGCCACGGCCTACGTGCTCATCATGGCCATCATGGGACCGCTGGCGGCACGGTATGTGGAGCCGATGGTCAAGATGCTGCGGCGCCCGGCAAAGTCCCGGCCTGCCGCCCGCCCCATCTGACGCTCTCGCACATCCCGTCGCCAAAACCGCGACGCTCTCGCACATCCCGTCGCCAAAACGGCGACGCTTCCTCAGATGTCGGTGCGGTGGAAGTTCAGGTGGCTGCGGCTCGCGGTGGGGCCGCGCTGACCCTGGTAGCGGTTGCCGTACTCTCCCGATCCGTACGGGAATTCGGCGGCCGAGCTCAGCCGGAAGAAGCAGAGCTGGCCTATCTTCATGCCCGGCCACAGCTTGATGGGCAGCGTGGCCATGTTGGAGAGCTCCAGCGTGACGTGCCCGGAGAACCCGGGGTCGATGAAACCTGCAGTGGAGTGCGTCAGCAGCCCCAGCCGGCCGAGTGAGGACTTGCCTTCGAGGCGCGCCGCAATGTCGTCCGGCAAGGTCACCGTCTCGTAAGTGGAGCCAAGCACGAACTCGCCCGGGTGCAGGATAAACGGTTCCCCGGCGTCCACTTCCACGAGGCGCGTCAGCTCAGGCTGGTCCTCGGCGGGGTCGATGTGCGCGTATTTGTGGTTGTCGAACAGCCGGAAGAACCGGTCGATCCGGACGTCCACAGAGGACGGCTGGACCATCACGGGATCATAGGGATCCAGGACAATCCGTTGGGAATCAATTTCGGCACGAATATCGCGGTCAGAGATCAGCACACTCAAAAATACCGCATCCATTGCCGACCCCGTGGTCCGGCATTACTGTTACCACTGTTAGGGAACGTCATCTCCGATAAACAATGAGGCTGATGTTGCCGCTGTTACGGAGCCTCTCCCCACAACGGAGACGGCACCGACGGACCTGGGGTTGGCTTGAGGAAAATTTCGGCACGGGCACTGGCGGCCATGATTTGCGTTCTGGCCCTCATCTCGCCTGGCGCCGGCCAGTTGGGGGGATCTTCCTCAAACCCTGGGCCCGCCGCCTCTTCCGCGTCGCCCCTCATTGTCCCCGGCCCGCCGTCGGCCGTTTACGACGGCGGCTCAGGCGCCGCTGATGCGGCACCGGGGCTGGGACTCGCCCCTGCAGTGGAGCCTGATATCCGGAGGGGTAACCCTGACGGCGTTGCCGCCGCGTTGGCCGACACGTCCGGCGCGGCCTCGGCAGTCGCCCCAACCGGGATGTCCGCCGCTCCTTCAGCGCAGGAGCCGCCCAAGCCGGCGGCCATCCCGCCGCTGTCTGCCACGGAGGCGGATCTGGCGGCGCTCAGCCAATCTCAGACGCCCTCGATGCAGACCCAGGCCGGGCCAGCTGCCAGCGCCGAATCCCTCCAGTCCCAGGCCCTGACCACGGAAGCGCTCGTCCGGGACGACGCCTCGGCCCAGATCAGTGCCGTCTTTAACGCGGTCAACACCTACCGGGCATCCTTCGGCCTTCCCGCCGTGAAGTACCACGCCACGGTGGCCGCCATGGCCCAGGAGTGGTCCGACAGCATCGCGTCCCGCGAGGTGATCGAGCACCGCTCCAGCTTCTGGACCGACCCCAGGGCGCTCAGCCCCACCAACGGCGCGGGCGAGGTGATCGCCGTCCGCTGGGACCGCGACGCCGCCCAGCTGGTGGAATGGTGGAAAGGCTCGCCCGCCCATAACGCGATCCTGAAGGACCCCCGGTTCAATGTGATGGGCATCGGCATCACGTTCACCGACGGCAACTGGCAGACCACGCCCAACCGGTACTCCATGTGGGGCGTGGTGGACTTCTTCGGCTACGGCACGCTGCCAGCGGGAACCACCGCGAGTCCCGGCGGCAGCGGTGCACTGCCGGTGCCGGCCGCAAGCGTGTGCGATCCGTTGGTACGCCATATGCCGCCGACGGCGGGCCTAACGGCTGCTGCCATCAAGGGTCCCGGAGACCTGGTGTCGGTGAACTCGTCCGGCGAACTCCTCAACCGGCCGTCCCTGGGGAACCGCCAGTTCGGTGCGCAGCAGGTCATCGGGAGCGGGTTTGGCGCGGCCAAGGAAGTGTTTGTCACGGACTGGGAGCGGGACGGCGTCTTTGACGTCCTGGCCCAATGGACTGACGGGCGGGTCACCCTGCACTCGGGCGTGGCCGGCGGCGGATTCCTCCCTGCCGTGACGCTGGGCCAGTCCGGATGGGCGGGCATGACGCTGGCGCTGGGCGGCTGGTGCGCGAACAACCGGCTGCCCCAGTTGGTGGCCCTGGACGGCTCCGGGAATCTGTGGCTTTACCTGAACCGAGGCAAGGGCGACCTGACGGAACGGACGCTGATGGCGTCCGGCGTTTCGGCGAACCGGCTGGCGATGGTGGATTACGACGCCGACGGGTTCCAGGACCTGTTGGCCCGCCAGCCGGACGGAAACGTCCGCCTCTACCGCGGCTCCGGCGCCCCTGCACCGCGTGCGGAAAGCCGCGCCCTGGTGGCCAGCGGCTGGACAGACGTCACGTCAATCCGTCCGCTGCGGGACGTCACCGGACTGAACTCCACAGGTGTGGCCCTTCGCCGGGCCGGCGACACAGTGCAGTACTGGGACCTCAGCATCGGAACGCTGGCCACGCCGTCGTCGGTTCCGGGTGCATGGACGGGCCAACGCCTCGCGCAGTAGCTGCCCTGCCGTTACTGTCCAGGCGCGTTACTGTCCAGGCTCGTTACTGTCCAGGCGCGTTACTGCCCTACCTTTACTGCTCAGCCCAAGTACTACTCCGTCGGCTGGGCTTCCAGGACCGCCTTGAGCCGTTCCAGTTGGGCCACTTCCGACTTCATGGTCCGCTGGATCATGAAGTCCATCAGCCCTGCGAGGCCCTTGGAATGGTGTTCCAGCGCGAACCGGACGCGGGTGTGCTTGCCCTCGGTGCTCAGGTAGTACCCGCCGCTCGGCCGGGCGGGGCCGGCAACCACCTGGAACTGGATCTCGGCGCCCGGCCGGAGCTGGGTGATCTGGAAATCGGCGGCGATGGGGCGCCCGGCGTGGCCGGTCAGGGTCTGCTGGTAGACGGCCCCCTTGGCGCCTACGGCGCCGGACCGCAGTTCGATGCTGCGGATCCCTTCCCGCCACGAAGGGAGATTTAGTCCATCCAGCAGAAATCGGTACACGGTCATCGCATCACGTTCAACAACAACCTCGAACTCTGCAAATGCCACGGGGATCCCTTGATTGTCGGACAGCTTTCTGACGTAGCCCGTTCCCCTGATACTGCAGCTAACCCCCTCAGGATATTCAGCCAGGACGGCTCGGGAGCGGCTGCGGCCGTGCCTTAACCGAAGAGTTATCGAAAGGAGTGAAGTGTTATCAAAAGCGGACCGCAGCCTCGTCGGTAAGCAGGGAAGTCGGGAAGCAGGGAACATCTTGACGGTGGTTTGCCCGACGGCGAGATTGAGAGCCTCAGGCGCGGAGGATTTTC
This genomic window from Arthrobacter sp. 24S4-2 contains:
- a CDS encoding Na+/H+ antiporter subunit A, with product MITVLAVHFAVAAVAPFFFRKFRRNSFYALAAVPAGSFVWLLLQRDAVYQAGADAGAITETIPWIPELKIELAFRMDALAWIMSLLVLGVGALVLVYCARYFKNKDSDLGGFGAQLLAFAGAMFGLVIADDLLLMFIFWELTTVLSYLLIGYARTRLSARRSALQALMVTTAGGLAMLVGLIILGSSAGTYRISAILAQAPGLAAGPAAAAVAAAVVLILIGAVTKSALIPFHFWLPGAMAAPTPVSAYLHAAAMVKAGVYIVARLAPGFAETAYWLPMVLGLGLATMLVGGYRALRQTDIKLILAYGTVSQLGFLTMVVGLGRPDAALAGLALLLAHGLFKATLFLVVGIIDHQSGTRDLRKLSGVYKSSRALAVVAAIGAASMAGIPPLAGFVAKESVFEAFVHYASHDGSGQQDPWGLVVLAGLVLGSILTFAYSARFMWGAFAAKPGLEPTPFKSIKPSFLAAPALLSLLTIVYGLWPAPVDEWIQPYAADFVHDGGEPAGAAGHLALWHGFTPALGLTAITFVLGLAMFYGRNLVARAQSRVPAWVDGDRAYQVTIGALDDVAVWITGRTQRGSLFFYLAVILTVAFALPLTALIIARKPLPGGLYFIDPNSPLQLVAGAGIIIGALAAVRANKRFLAVLMVSVTGYGIALMFALQGAPDLALTQMLVETIILVAFVLAMRSLPAELRDRTGGKYRVIRVIIGAAFGVTMVFVAIYAMGARTATPVSLEFPRLAYEGGGGLNIVNVTLVDIRAWDTFGEISVLALAATGVASLIFVKGRGDGIRASSTVAEGTVGRRTATGQSSRDNAALALTRQFAASARDAWLVAGRTLAPERRSIIFEVVTRLVFHSMVVFSIYLLLAGHNLPGGGFAGGLMAGLALTIRYLAGGRFELREASPVGAGTLLGVGLATAAASGVVPLLLGGQVFQSAIIELWLPVFGDIKFVTSTIFDIGVYIVVVGLVLDVLRSLGAEIDEHFEEQPAGETEGQEADGVPAETTGRGRA
- a CDS encoding MFS transporter, with amino-acid sequence MNPVTASAATQPPSELESGPPATSKGRVLAWAAWDWGSAAFNAVMTTFVFTVYLTSNAFGGEDQASAVLGGALAIAGAAIALLAPVTGQRSDTGGRRKLWLGVNTAAVAVLTGLCFFVFPRPEFLLLGVTLIALGNVFFEFAGVNYNAMLAQISTPKNIGKVSGFGWGMGYLGGIVALLIVLQLFVQPSFEWFGASTQDSLNIRLVAVFSALWFFIFALPVLFAVPELPKPKQAAKLGFLASYGLLVRRIKAIYRTSPHTIFFLLASAIFRDGLAAVFTFGGIIAAGTFGFELKEVIFFAIFGNIVAAVGAMIGGFLDDRVGPKAVIIGSLVGLLVAGTAILVLGNGNYVFFGQAWAGTSTFWVFGLFLCLFVGPAQSSSRAYLARVAPHGESGELFGLYATTGRAVSFLAPSLFTLCIAVASPLVAPGEAQRWGILGIMVVLLAGLLVLLPVKPPGKVEIAVVPEA
- a CDS encoding cation:proton antiporter regulatory subunit, which produces MNVDETDLPGLGRRKDFMTASGRRIGVVEYREGQTELIVSTWDDPDTCQASIPLTADEAAALGNLLGGQRLAMQLSEEHREIPGIVTRQFSIGGDSPFVNQPMGKACIRTRSGVSIVAIMREGEVVPSPGPDVLLHPGDLLVAVGTQDGLDKAADILRNG
- a CDS encoding cation:proton antiporter; the protein is MDPLALTLIELGAVVFCLGLLARLAGRIGMSPIPLYLVGGLFFGAGGLVKLEGMHEFAHLSSEIGVILLLLMLGLEYTAAELVTGLRRSWKAGVLDFVLNFLPGAGLALLLGWGLVGAMVMGGVTYISSSGIAAKVITDLGRIGNRETPVVLSILVFEDLAMAIYLPVLTATLAGVSFLVGLQTVGISLGVVTVVLVVALRHGHHVSKAVHSENSEVFLLNLLGAALLVAGLAAAMQVSAAVGAFMLGIAISGATAHSATRILEPLRDLFAAIFFVVFGLNTDPSSIPPVLGWALILAVVTAATKMITGIWAARSAGIALPGRFRAGAALIARGEFSIVIAGLAVASGVVPHNLAALATAYVLIMAIMGPLAARYVEPMVKMLRRPAKSRPAARPI
- the dcd gene encoding dCTP deaminase, giving the protein MLISDRDIRAEIDSQRIVLDPYDPVMVQPSSVDVRIDRFFRLFDNHKYAHIDPAEDQPELTRLVEVDAGEPFILHPGEFVLGSTYETVTLPDDIAARLEGKSSLGRLGLLTHSTAGFIDPGFSGHVTLELSNMATLPIKLWPGMKIGQLCFFRLSSAAEFPYGSGEYGNRYQGQRGPTASRSHLNFHRTDI
- a CDS encoding CAP domain-containing protein — translated: MRKISARALAAMICVLALISPGAGQLGGSSSNPGPAASSASPLIVPGPPSAVYDGGSGAADAAPGLGLAPAVEPDIRRGNPDGVAAALADTSGAASAVAPTGMSAAPSAQEPPKPAAIPPLSATEADLAALSQSQTPSMQTQAGPAASAESLQSQALTTEALVRDDASAQISAVFNAVNTYRASFGLPAVKYHATVAAMAQEWSDSIASREVIEHRSSFWTDPRALSPTNGAGEVIAVRWDRDAAQLVEWWKGSPAHNAILKDPRFNVMGIGITFTDGNWQTTPNRYSMWGVVDFFGYGTLPAGTTASPGGSGALPVPAASVCDPLVRHMPPTAGLTAAAIKGPGDLVSVNSSGELLNRPSLGNRQFGAQQVIGSGFGAAKEVFVTDWERDGVFDVLAQWTDGRVTLHSGVAGGGFLPAVTLGQSGWAGMTLALGGWCANNRLPQLVALDGSGNLWLYLNRGKGDLTERTLMASGVSANRLAMVDYDADGFQDLLARQPDGNVRLYRGSGAPAPRAESRALVASGWTDVTSIRPLRDVTGLNSTGVALRRAGDTVQYWDLSIGTLATPSSVPGAWTGQRLAQ
- a CDS encoding SRPBCC family protein, coding for MAFAEFEVVVERDAMTVYRFLLDGLNLPSWREGIRSIELRSGAVGAKGAVYQQTLTGHAGRPIAADFQITQLRPGAEIQFQVVAGPARPSGGYYLSTEGKHTRVRFALEHHSKGLAGLMDFMIQRTMKSEVAQLERLKAVLEAQPTE